Below is a genomic region from Triticum dicoccoides isolate Atlit2015 ecotype Zavitan chromosome 5A, WEW_v2.0, whole genome shotgun sequence.
TCATTGATTTCAGTTAAGTAAACAAGCCACTGATTTCATGTCAAATAATAGAATTTTCAGTTAAGTAAACAGAACACTGAACATAGCCACTGATTTCATTTCAAGCCACTGATTCCAGTTTGGAATGTTTACAACACTGAACATAGATAATAGGTAGCCACTGATTTCATATAATCAGTACAAGTAGCAACTGATAAGAAATAGTTTCACCTCTAACATCACTAGTGCTACACAAAACCTCTTATCACTAGTGCTACAACACCATACAACAGTGCAGAGCAGCAGACCAAACAGGCTAACCAAATTTCCCTCCTATCCCTAGTTCTGATCTCCTTCTTGTGCTTCATGATCATGGCCTTCCTTTCTTCCTTCAGCCTCATAATTTCAGCATCCTTGTCAAACACAAATTTCTGAAGAGCCACATTCTCTTCAGCAAGTTTGCCAATCACCTGCCTAGGTCTCCCCTGCCATTCTTTGTCCACCCACTTCAGATAAGCACATGTATCATAACCCTGCAAAACACACCAATTTGTTCAGTACAACAATGGTCAGATAAACATACAACAATGGTCAGATAAACAACACACTTTTTTAAACAAAAGTTGGGCACTTGACTAACCTCACGAGGACAAACAAGAAATCTACGACCATAGTCATATCCATCAGAGCAAACTCTTCTCGCAGGGTTCAGTAAGTGGCAACAATGGTCACTTTTGTCACTGCCATTGAAAGCAGCATCAGGAGAGGATAGAGGTATACTCCAGTCAAATTCAGGTAGGTTTTCAGTCCCCTACCATGGCCATCAAATCAAATGTTAGCATCAGAAAGCTCGCACTCATCAGGAAAGCCCAAATTCATGGGCATCCGAACCAAATCGGCGAGGGGAAGGGGGACACGCACCTTGCAGAAATCGACATCCATGTAGCGCACCTCTCCGGTGATTTTCGCCCAAGGCTCGCCGTCCTTCGTCATGTCGGCACCGGCGAGGTCACATCCATTGAGCGGGAGAGGGTGGCTTGAGGATGACGACGCCCCTGCTCCACGCCGTCCTGCCTGCTGCTTCCCGCTCATCTCGACAGGGCGACCGAGACGGCTGCCGACGGAgagggcggcggagacggctggcgTCGGAGGGGAAGGCGGAGACGGCTGGCGGCGGACAAGGGCGACGGCAAAAGGGGAGGGCGACGGCTAGGGATTTATGAATGGGGAATCGATGCAGAGAGAGAGGGCGGGGGGCTTTTTGTAAAATACACAGAGTGCGAGGGGGCTTTTGTAAAATTAAAGGCGCAGGCCAAAATCCAgcgtggcatgccaaatgtcgcatCCACAGTTATTTTGTATGAATTTGTTACAGCAGACAAGTTGGAGGGCTAGTTTTGTGGGGTTTTTTAGTTTTTGTATGAAACTGTTCCCGCCCCTACAAGTTTATGTATGAATAGTGGTATTAACTAACTCTAAAAAAGACGGATGAAAAACCATCCGAAAACCGCGGCCAACGCGCACGGCACGGCACGGCCATTGCCATTGCGCCGGGCGCCGCCGCGTAAACAGGGGGTGGGGTTCCCTTTCCGGCCGGATTAACCACGGTTTTACTCCACGTCAACATCAACGCCATCCCCACCTCCACGGCAGCCAGCCCATCGCCGCCTCttcgggcatgtacaatggttgataagatagtcttatcttaagtcttgcatgtgatttagagatgacaaatttttttgtctacaatgggtcatctcttagccttatcttcaataactagtaattcctaaaaatgtggtgagacatattgtgctaagagatcacctcttgtcttctcttaaataagagaagacaagcctttttttatgtattctctctcctccacctcattatCTATCCTATGTGGCACTCCTAAgacagcaccattgtacatgcccttctccccctccccacccccactCCAACCCCCATCACTCCCCCCGAACCTTCTAGAACCCCAAGAGGCCAGAACCCTACCCCCATGGCGGCCTCGCTCCTCTCGCGCGCCGCCTCGGCCGCCTTCGCCCTCCGCGGCGGCGCCCGGCTCCTCCCCAAGNNNNNNNNNNNNNNNNNNNNNNNNNNNNNNNNNNNNNNNNNNNNNNNNNNNNNNNNNNNNCGCCGGCACGCCCCCCGCGGTCGTAACCCTGCCGCTGCAACCCCCGCCTCGATCCGCCAGGTCTGACGGCGCTCTGTGTTTGGAAACTTGCAGGGCAGGGTCGGATGGGCGCGCGCGGCGGAGGTCGGCTGCGGGGCGTCGCTGTCGCCGTCGATGACGCGGTTCGGGATCGCCGCGCGCTTCAACGCCACCTCGTCGGCCGTGTCGgaggccgccgccgcgtcgggcgccGTCCACGCGGTGCCGCGGACCGAGCCTGTCGTGTCCGCCGAGTGGCTCCACGCCAACCTCAGGGACCCCGATGTGAAGGTATAGCACTTGCGGTTCTGCTGCGCCTGCCCTCTGAAATCTGAATGTCAGTTGTACAGTTAGTATAGTCTAGATTTAAGACAGGGTACTCATATGGCTGGGGTTCTGCTGCCGTGGCAATTTGGTCAGCGCTGCTACAAGTGATAAATCTGTTTGCTAAACTAGTGATGTTAGCTAGTACGTGAATCGATATTTTAGCTGAAAGAGGATTTTGATGGGTGTTGTTTTAGCACTAGCAGCAATCTCAAGTCTTTAAAAAACAAacgaagtgcctctatattacagttCATGACGAAAGTCAACGCCCCTCGGCTGCAATTTTTCGTCTGCACAATTTACACTGCGTCCACATTACGGATAAACCTATTTCCAAAAAGAAAATCTTTGTTACTGAAAAATGGTACATTTTGGAGACCTTTTCTTTCTCGACATTATTGACATAGTCTCGGGCTCTCATCACAATGAATAATAGAACATATACTACTAGGAGGAATCACATTTAACTATGCTTTTCATAGGATAGTTTTGTTGCTGTTAAATATGTCCACTGGCATACATTGTACGTAGTATCTTATTATGCTCTTACTTTTTGTCTAGGTACTTGATGCCTCTTGGTATATGCCTGCAGAACAAAGGAATCCACTTCAGGAGTACCAGGTAATAATGGTTACATGTGTTATGTTCATGGTATGAAATTGTTCTGCCATTGCACTTCGCTGATGGCTGTATATGCTTACTGTTGTTGTTTATTTATTTAAGGATCCTAATATTTACTTCATTCTTTCCTAGGTGGCTCATATCCCTGGTGCCTTATTCTTTGATGTCGATGGAATATCTGACAGAGCATCTAATGTAAGTTCTGCTCACGAATTAAAAATTAGTCGAACTTTGTTAGTCTCTACATGTTATATCACTGTCCCATTTCGAGCATCCAGTGTAAGTTCTGCTCGTGAATTGCAGATTAGTTGTATGAACTTTATTCGTTTATATTACTCTGCATTTCTTTACCTGTGACATGTGCTTTTCTCTATACTTCTTTATTGATATCTTACCATAGATACTCACAGCATTGCTGTGCATTATGCATTTCAATAGTAGGCCAGAACACAAGGTAGAGAATTAACCGAGTCTCCTCAGTTCACTTTTTAACAAGGGCATGTTGACAGCTCCAGTTCGATTAATAGATTGAACCAAAACACCTGACTCAATATATCAGTCCATGTTGATACATAACATTTGTAGAGGATGACACTGGAAGTACTATTCTCTTGCATATCAGCAGCTAAAATATTAGCCAACTCCAGAAGTACAAGTTCAGGAAAAAGGGGCACGGAAACAGCAACCGCCATGCCACAAAACAGTGAACACACAGAGATTTTTTTTAGTTGTGATCTGACGATTCCTATTTTTAACCCCTTATTAGTTGATGATTTAAAGTCACTGAGTTAGTGAAGTTTGGTTTCTTATAGCTACATGAGCGAGCTTAACATACTTGGTGTGATAGTACAAACGTTTTTGTTTCTATTCTTGTTTTCTATGTTCTTCCCTTTCCTGTCTTCAACCTTCACATGAACTGAATGTATTATTTTTTGAGTCAGCTGCCACACATGCTGCCATCTGAAAAAGCATTTTCTGCCGCTGTGTCTTCCCTTGGCATCTACAACAAAGATGGAATAGTAGTTTATGATGGAAAGGGTCTATTTAGCGCTGCCCGTGTTTGGTggtaagtttattatttttccttccTCAGAACTAGGCAAAACAAGCTAGACTAGAATTCCATAAGAAACAAGAGACAATTCTTGTTTTCTGTTATTCTTAGATGATTATAGTTTTGTTACCAGTGCATGTGTGACATGCTTCATTTGTAAAGTTTGTTTTTACTTAACTGCATGTGCTTGATGTTTGTTACCTTGATAACAGGATGTTTCGTGCTTATGGACATGACAAAGTTTGGGTTTTGGATGGAGGTTTGCCCGAATGGCGTGCTTCTGGGTATGACGTTGAATCAAGTGCCTCTAGTGATGCTATCTTAAAAGCCAGTGCTGCTAGTGAAGCAATTGAGAAAGTTTATCAGGGGCAATCGGTAAATTATCTTACACCTCTCCTTTTGTTTTGGCAATACTGCATCTGGAATCTCAGTGTGTCTTACTAGTACAACTGATTTATCAATCTCTTAATTCCGATATCTAAGTAACTATTAGCTGTCGTAATGGGTTCTTTTCTTCATATTTAGTTATATATAAAAGAACTTACATTCATCTGTTTGATGTAGGTTGGTCCCGCCACATTTGAAGCAAAGTTGCAGCCTCATCTTCTTTGGAATCTTGATCAGGTTAGTGGTGTTCTTTTCCACTGTGTCGCCATTCACTAAATTCATACTGCATGTTGGATATAACTGATGTACATAATTTGCTCAGGTGAAAGAGAATATCGAGGCCCAGACACATCAACTTATAGATGCTCGAGGGAAGCCTAGGTAATGCTAATATTTTATTCTGGAAAACGATACTTTATTCTTTATTCTGTACATAGTCTTGTCCTTCATCTTTATTCTTTTAAGGCTTGTATATGTATTATGCTGGCTTTTAAGAGGCAGTTCTGTTTTTTCTGGTACGGGTAACCATCAAATATGTTAAAATGTTTTTTTTTGGAGCTGCAACAGAAAaatctttgagcccttatctttttgcattggtgatggatgaggtcacaagggatatacaaggagatatcccatggtgtatgctctttgcggataatgtggtgctagttgacgatagtcggacgggggtaaataggaagttagagtcatgggacaaaccttggaatcgaaagggtttaggcttagtagaactaaaaccgagtacatgatgtgcggtgtcagtgctactaggtgtgaggaggaggctgttagccttgatggccaggtggtacctcggaaggacacctttcggtatttggggtcaatgctacaggaggatgggggtattgatgaagatgtgaaccatcgaatcaaagccggatggatgaagtggcaccaagcttctggcattctctgtgacaagagagtgccacaaaagctaaaaggcaagttctacaggacggcagttcgacccgcaatgttgtatggcgctgagtgttggccgactaaaaggcgacatgttcaacagttaggtgtggcggagatgcgtatgttgagatggatgtgtggccacacgaggaaggatcgagtccggaatgatgatatacgagatagagttggggtagcaccaattgaagagaagcttgtccaacttcgtgtgagatggtttgggcatattcagcgcaggcctccagaagctccagtgcatagcggacggctaaagcatgcggagaatgtcaagagagggcggggtagaccgaatttgacatgggaggagcccgttaagagagacctgaaggattggagtatcaccaaagagctagatatggacaggggtgcgtggaagcttgctatccatgtaacCAGAGccgtgagttggttgcgagatcttatgggtttcacctctagcctaccccaacttgtttgggactaaaggctttgttgttgttgttgttgttgttgttgcaacaGAAAAATCTTTGATTTTGGTAGACATTCAGTTACTAAATAATTGCATACTGTTGCACTGTAATGCACCTCATAGAAATGACAAAGTGACCCTAATAAGTAGCTATATTCAGCAGAAATTATTTGGATAATCTTCATAGTCAGACTCATCATGCTATCCTTCTAGAGCGTACCAAGTGCCGGAaactcccacacaaggtggggtctgggtaAGGGAATTTCTAGACAGCCTTACCTTGCATAATAATTCTGCAAGGAGGCTTGTTCGAAGTCTAGAATATTTATTTGTCAATAAGTAGGCACCATTTTTTTGCATTTTGAGTATACTTTTGTTGTTGTCTTGCCCTGTCCAACCGTAATACTTGACATGGTTTATGATATCGACTTGTGCTTCTTGTTTGTTACC
It encodes:
- the LOC119299212 gene encoding thiosulfate/3-mercaptopyruvate sulfurtransferase 2-like produces the protein MAASLLSRAASAAFALRGGARLLPKGRVGWARAAEVGCGASLSPSMTRFGIAARFNATSSAVSEAAAASGAVHAVPRTEPVVSAEWLHANLRDPDVKVLDASWYMPAEQRNPLQEYQVAHIPGALFFDVDGISDRASNLPHMLPSEKAFSAAVSSLGIYNKDGIVVYDGKGLFSAARVWWMFRAYGHDKVWVLDGGLPEWRASGYDVESSASSDAILKASAASEAIEKVYQGQSVGPATFEAKLQPHLLWNLDQVKENIEAQTHQLIDARGKPRFDGAVPEPRKGIRSGHVPGSKCVPFPQVLDSSQKLLPADDLRKRFEQEGISLDQPIVTSCGTGVTACVLALGLHRLGKTDVAVYDGSWTEWGAHPDTPVATAV